One window from the genome of Salvelinus fontinalis isolate EN_2023a chromosome 3, ASM2944872v1, whole genome shotgun sequence encodes:
- the LOC129851599 gene encoding S-antigen protein-like produces MLGPVHSRHPPESCGSQQYSSSAPRDRAATVEYSRMSPEQDLQHTGSWDKASGGSWDKASGGSWDKASGGGSWDKVSGGSWDKVSGGSWDKVSGGSWDKVSGGSWDKASGGSWDKASGGSWDKASGGGSWDKASGGGSWDKASGGGSWDKASGGGSWDKASGGGSWDKASGGGSWDKASGGGSWDKASGGGSWDKASGGSWDKASGGSWDKASGGSWDKASGGSWDKASGGGSRDKASGGGSWDKASGGGSWDKASGGSWDKASGGGSWDKASGGSMDKASGGSWDKASGGSWDKVSGGSWDKASGGSWDKASGGSWDKASGGSWDKASGGSWDKASGGGSWDKASGGSWDKASGGSWDKASGGSWDKASGWSWDKASGGGSWDKASGRGSWDKASGRGSWDKASGGGSWDKASGGSWDKASGGSWDKASGGSWDKASGGGSWDKASGGSWDKASGGSTG; encoded by the exons ATGTTAGGTCCTGTCCACTCCCGTCATCCCCCAGA gTCCTGTGGCTCTCAGCAG TACTCGTCATCAGCGCCTCGGGACAGAGCAGCCACTGTGGAGTACAGTAGGATGTCCCCTGAACAAGACCTACAGCACACAGGGAGCTGGGACAAGGCCTCAGGAGGGAGCTGGGACAAGGCCTCAGGAGGGAGCTGGGACAAGGCCTCAGGAGGAGGGAGCTGGGACAAGGTCTCAGGAGGGAGCTGGGACAAGGTCTCAGGAGGGAGCTGGGACAAGGTCTCAGGAGGGAGCTGGGACAAGGTCTCAGGAGGGAGCTGGGACAAGGCCTCAGGAGGGAGCTGGGACAAGGCCTCAGGAGGGAGCTGGGACAAGGCCTCAGGAGGAGGGAGCTGGGACAAGGCCTCAGGAGGAGGGAGCTGGGACAAGGCCTCAGGAGGAGGGAGCTGGGACAAGGCCTCAGGAGGAGGGAGCTGGGACAAGGCCTCAGGAGGAGGGAGCTGGGACAAGGCCTCAGGAGGAGGGAGCTGGGACAAGGCCTCAGGAGGAGGGAGCTGGGACAAGGCCTCAGGAGGAGGGAGCTGGGACAAGGCCTCAGGAGGGAGCTGGGACAAGGCCTCAGGAGGGAGCTGGGACAAGGCCTCAGGAGGGAGCTGGGACAAGGCCTCAGGAGGGAGCTGGGACAAGGCCTCAGGAGGAGGGAGCAGGGACAAGGCCTCAGGAGGAGGGAGCTGGGACAAGGCCTCAGGAGGAGGGAGCTGGGACAAGGCCTCAGGAGGGAGCTGGGACAAGGCCTCAGGAGGAGGGAGCTGGGACAAGGCCTCAGGAGGGAGCATGGACAAGGCCTCAGGAGGGAGCTGGGACAAGGCCTCAGGAGGGAGCTGGGACAAGGTCTCAGGAGGGAGCTGGGACAAGGCCTCAGGAGGGAGCTGGGACAAGGCCTCAGGAGGGAGCTGGGACAAGGCCTCAGGAGGGAGCTGGGACAAGGCCTCAGGAGGGAGCTGGGACAAGGCCTCAGGAGGAGGGAGCTGGGACAAGGCCTCAGGAGGGAGCTGGGACAAGGCCTCAGGAGGGAGCTGGGACAAGGCCTCAGGAGGGAGCTGGGACAAGGCCTCAGGATGGAGCTGGGACAAGGCCTCAGGAGGAGGGAGCTGGGACAAGGCCTCAGGAAGAGGGAGCTGGGACAAGGCCTCAGGAAGAGGGAGCTGGGACAAGGCCTCAGGAGGAGGGAGCTGGGACAAGGCCTCAGGAGGGAGCTGGGACAAGGCCTCAGGAGGGAGCTGGGACAAGGCCTCAGGAGGGAGCTGGGACAAGGCCTCAGGAGGAGGGAGCTGGGACAAGGCCTCAGGAGGGAGCTGGGACAAGGCCTCAGGGGGGAGCACCGGCTAA